The following DNA comes from Bos indicus x Bos taurus breed Angus x Brahman F1 hybrid chromosome 5, Bos_hybrid_MaternalHap_v2.0, whole genome shotgun sequence.
CAAGCCTTAGTCATTTGATAAGCCATTCTTGTGAAGCTGGAATTCTGAGGGAAGTTAAGTCATTCTCATCTGAACTGAAAGGGCTGAAGGGGAGAAAAATCTCCTCCCTTTCTTGCCTCAGGTTTGAAGGTAATAGTCATCACACCACCTGACTGGTTGGCTGTGTTTAGTTTTTTGCCTTCGGATAGCTCGTTTGCCCACTGTCAATTGTCAGCCAAAAAAATCATCACCAGAATAGGGGAGAAATCAATTGAATCTTATGTGTATTATTCCATTTCTGTACCCCTGATCTTTCAAGAGTCTAGCTGTTGCATAGAAAATGTGATACTCTTATTAACAAGCTGGGATTAAAGATGAAGGCACAGAGATGGGCAGCTGGTCAATTACCGTGAACAGAGAAGATAGGACACAGTCTTGAgctgaaatactggagtgggagttaGTCTTTCCTAACCCAGTAGTTACTAATCTCTGACAGTTCAAGAAAGTTTGCTCATTGACTCTGGCTTGACTTACCATCTGTTGGGGTCAGTGACGAGGGGCTTTTCGACCCGAGTGTCTGTGACTGTttcctacctttttttttaattttcctggcCACGCCATGCCACTTgcaggtccctgaccagggattgaacccaggccacggcaatgaaagcatggagtcttaaccactggaccgccagggaattccctactgTTTCCTATCTTCACACTTCCAACTCCTACTGTTTTCCCAGGCCTAGAAAGATGTGTCTGCAAATGAGAATTTAGTTCACTCTAACTTAGTGTTCTGCCCCTTGGATCAGTTGCTTTGAAATGTGAGGAAGTAAGTCAAAGAATCTAGTCACTTTTCCTGTTGTTTCTTAAGAGTATAGTATATGTGTATCAACCTAAAGGAAACTTAATCAGCTTATcatctgtaggttttttttttctccctatcaTTTCATCTGTTTTCAAGTGTAGAGTTATAATGGCTTATCCTCTTTACCTGTGAAACAATGTATATGAAgtattacataaatatatttttaaaaataatcctcaCAGATGCTGAGAAACTGTATAAAGAAACATATTTCTTAAAGGTACCCAGAACTTTGAATTCAAATTCTGCCTTTTACTATTTTCCCCTATTATCCTTCTTACTCCACCCCCAGATCCTCATAGATAAGGAAGCTGAAGCCAAGAAAGGTAAAAGGAGTGAGTGGCCTAGGATCACAGTGGGTTAATTGACAAAGCAGAGAAAAAACTAAGGCTTGCCTGATTCCAGAGCCCTTACCACTGTGCAGGACTGCCTCTGTTGACTTTAGCATTCCATTTTCCTAATTGCTCCATAACTTTAGTGGCAGGATTAGAAAACCTCTGACCCCTGGAGAGCTATATTCAGCCCTCATCTTAATTTCACCTGGAAGTGCTTTTGTAGGCCAGCCAGAGATTAGACTTCCTACTAACCCATCTTCAGTGGCAGGCCTCTCCAAAgcaatgtttgttgaattttttttttttgatcatggctcaaaaaaaaaaaaaagtttttttacatCAAAATTCAGTGTGTGTACATACAACCACAAGTGAAGAAGCATTTTCACAAAATGATTCTTGTGCTTATTATTTGCATGCCACAtggtaatttctttcttttttttttaatatactgatcATGATCCACCAAGCAATTTCAAGATCACTACTTGGCTTACACAATAAAAACACTCCTTTAAAGGTTTGAGGATGAAAAGAGCTAAAGAACTGTGACTAGTAGTTAAGAAGCTAATTAATACTAATTCTTGCAGTTGCAGTACTGGTTCCCAGAATTTTGGATTTAACAGACAAATTAAATTTAAGGGTTTCTGTTTTTCCAcataagtatatttaaaaagcttACTACTGACTAGCAacaccattatttatttttaaaaaaagttatgtaggaaactttatatatttcctgttaataaaagaaagatTTATGTAGCATGAAAATATCTGAGTTCTTTACATACCATTTTCCTTAGTCTCATTCTCCCTAGAGGGAAGATGAGTATGTATCTTTCCATACCTTTGTCTTTGTagaattttgctttgtttatagaaatagaatcagccgagtgttttgctttttttaaaattgaactatAGGTCTTAGAGGCTTATCCatgcaataaatacatatttacctTTGAGAGAAAATTGATACTAAGAAGTTAGAAATCATGTTATAAAGGATACtcttaaattgaataaatttagCTTTGTGAAAAACTTGctgtatcattttaattttaatcatttcatCATAAACCAGTGAAAAGTTCATCACAAAGTGGCACATGTATATCTGAATTCTTAGGACTCATTGACCTGGGGGACTACAAAATACCCAGTAAGATCAGAGTAATTTTATTCAGTCCTCTGTCTTAATCTAGTCTATGCTGAGACTTTTCTGGGCTTTCTCATTTCTATCTCATTTCTCTGTTAACTTcctcttacacttttttttttctctttttttcctctacctCCTTCATGTGATGGCTGCTCTTTAGGATTATATTGATAACAACTAATATTGAGATGtcctttaatatattaaattgatTATTTCTGTGAATCAGGGCCACTAAATAATACCTGTCTTACTATTTATTAGCTCTATATTAAACACATGTTTCACGTAATCCTTAGGGCTATTGTACGAGATaggtattttttccattttataaaggTAGAAGGTAAGGCTCAGGAAGAGAAATTTTCTTGATGTCATATTAATAATGATTAGTAGCTTAATAGTGCCTTTTGTCAAATATTTATgttctttatatgtattattgcatttagtcctcacaacacCTTTTGAAGTAGGTGCTCATAGActgttatcccattttacagatgaggaaacagatgcaCAGGTAGATTTAGTAATTTGTCCAAAAGTTCATAGCTAATAAGCAGAACTAAAATGAATCCAATGAATTGGACTCCACAGCTTTTGTTCCTCTATGCTTCTTCCTCTATGGCTTTTCTATCCTTTCCATGTTTACTAATATTGCAGATATATTTTTAACCCTGATATTGCAGATACATTTAACCCAAAGCAATTATTTTTTCACTATATATGTCACAGAATATGATGTTTATGGAGTCACTAGAATcagtcttggagaagggaaacatCAGTTTGAACCAACAAAGTACAGTCCAAGCAGTGCTTAGTTTTGGGGTGAGGTGGTTTTGCATGTTCTGATCATGCTAACACTTCTTTGAATCTCATAGTTCTTTTCCCCTCAGAGTCAGGTTTGGATGATTGAACACTCAAAGTCCcaacttctctctctttcctctgtacCACCAGCTTTCCTAGCCACTTATAAGGTAGAGAAGGTGGTTCAGTTATATTCTTTCATCAAGTATTTATTGCTTGAAGACTTATTCCTGTGCCATCTTCTGGAGATTGCTGCATGTGTTTAGAAGGTACagcttctttctctgcctctgatTTGGAGGGCTATAGCTATTAGGCCTTTTCAGTGTGGAGAGTAGTCTTATCCCGAGAGTAGTCTTATCCCTAGGCATCAAGAAGAGAGCTGCAAGTTGAGAGTAAATCAAGCCTACTGACTCAGACTTGATAGATTTTCAGACTCAGAGGGGTggcagaaacaaagggaaagagtTAACACTGAATGTAGTCTGTTTCTCTGTTACCTTTGAGCAGAAATGAGGATAGATTTTTCTGGTAATTGGATCCTGGTTTGATTTTCAGAAATGTCAGTTTTCAGAAATGGTCATGTATGAAGGATATAGAACCAGAAGCTATCCCTTTGCTCTTCACAGGGATGACTGTTACCTACACCCCTAGagtgaatttctcattttgaagGCTAGAAAAAAGGGGTAAAAAAAGGACAGCACCAGGACACCAAAGAGATAGTAGGGATCTGGGGCACTTTTGGGTggacctgggtgttctttaggcCAACTAAAAGTTGATCGATTTGCTGTTCTTTGAAGACCTGGTGGGGAATGGTTGGGAGATTAAAGACTACTCTCACGCAGTTTTTAGTCTTTCTGTTGCAGCACACTCTACTTTAAATGctattcttattttcttgatgtccactcttaaccactgagtgCCAGGTGCCTGGGACCCTCTCAGTGGTGTAAGCTTTTAATGGTGGGTGATTATAAGACTTAAGTCCTTATTGGAGCAAAGAAATGGAgattctgtcctttctcttaaaaaatgatTGCCATTGTCATGGCCCTATGTTTAATTTTACCCACTTTTTTTCTTGCAGAATTGTTGAAGCCTGGacgtcccctcccctccccctcccccctctgcCGCTTTGTGGcatccccctccctccaccctttcCCACTCTGATAATCTAGCCATGACTAGCAGAAGCACAGCCAGGCCCAATGGGCAGCCCCAGGCCAGCAAAATATGCCAGTTCAAACTGGTCCTGCTGGGTGAATCTGCAGTGGGGAAATCTAGCCTGGTATTACGTTTTGTCAAAGGGCAGTTCCACGAGTATCAGGAGAGCACCATTGGAGGTAAGTACTTCAGGGAGAGAAGAGAGTTAGTGTTTAGAAGGGCTATTGAAGGGGAGATCTAGGGATCTGATTATGCCGCTGGCCCTCTTAGCTccctgaaaaggaaatcttttatgaaacaaaaaaattgCCAAAATACCCCAAAACAGGTCTCTGTTCATCCTCTTCCTAGAAGAAAGAAAGGTTGGCCTTTGAGCaccaaaaaaaaacactttttgttTTAAGCTCAGACTATTTTCCTCTTCCCAGTGAAGTTCAGTTGAGGGTCATCTTGAGCAGGGTTGATTTGAGGCAGTGGCTCATAATCAAAGGTGTACATCTGAAACTCCTGGGGAGCATGCTGGGCCCTACCTCAGATTGGCTGATTAGTTTCGGAAGGAGGGTGAGATTTATGGCAGTATAGATGTGTATGTTTGGAAAAGCTCCTTAGATGATCTTCGATGCACACATCTGGTAAAGCAGAGGTTAGAACTaaatacaaaagataaagaaatattcCTTTCCTACCTTGGCTACCTTCTCTCTGCCACTATCCCGAAATAGGGTGCTAATTCAATATGAGAACTCCCCATATTTCTCCTTCTCCACTTTTATTACTTACCTTGGAAATACATTCTTAGACCAGCAGAAGTGATACAAAAAAGTTTAACAGCCAAATAATATAATGGTGGGACCTCACATCAGGCTTTAAAATCTTCTAATCAACTTTTATCTGATGCTTATTGTCTCTCATTATCTCTTAATCTGTTTTGGTTAGAAGAGTGTTGACTCTGGTATTAAAGCTGGTTCTTTCTAGCCCTCAGAGTTTTACCATGGCGCCCCCATTCCTTAGCTGGAAAGACTTCTGGCAGGAAGGATTTAGCCAAGAGCAGGCTTAATTCTGGTGCCAGGACCCGAAGGAAAATGCTAAACCTTTCCAGGGTATAAGAAGGAGAATGCTAAACCTTTCCTGTAGCTGAACGGCCTGGGTAGTCACTGCTCTTAGACTGACAGTGGAGATATTTTGAAGGAGGGTGGGATGTTCCAGTGCATTCTCCCACTTACACCAACttctcctctgttttctcattcataGCGGCCTTCCTTACCCAGTCTGTTTGTCTAGATGACACGACAGTCAAGTTTGAGATCTGGGACACAGCTGGGCAGGAGCGATACCATAGCTTGGCCCCCATGTACTACAGAGGTGCCCAAGCTGCCATTGTGGTTTATGACATTACTAATCAGGTAAGTGGGCTGAGAAGATTGTCCTTGCTTTTATTTATAGGAATTACATTAGGTGGGGGAGAGAAAACTGGTTCTTGCAATAGCAAAATAAGAATACAAATTACGCTTCCAAGTGTTGAGAAGACAGAGGTAATGAATTACCAGAAACAAATGGTTTCAATGAGTAACGGCTGCTTAGAAGAGGTGAATTTTGAGATTGGACCTGAAGGTGATAGCCCTAGATTGGCGGTTGTTCCAGCCTACCCATTCTCATCCTTGTGTTTTCCCAGGAAACCTTCGCCCGAGCGAAGACATGGGTAAAAGAACTACAGCGACAGGCCAGTCCTAGCATCGTTATTGCCCTGGCAGGGAACAAAGCTGACCTGGCCAACAAGCGCATGGTGGAGTATGAAGTAAGCTGGCCACCGAGTCCTTCCTGACACACTCCCTCTATGCTTGGGACCTCTTTTTTCCAAACCTGCCCTCTCTGAAAACCTCATCTGAGgacattcatcatctcattccCCAGTTCTGCACCAAGTTAAATACAGCAGCACTGTGACCCTAATGCCAGCCAGGAGATTTTAGAGGAGTCAGAAGAAAATTCCAAAGCAGAGGGGTAGGGGAGTACCAGTACCAGCTGTGGGGGTACCAGTGtgaaaagaggaaggagggagcaaTTGAATTTGAGGTAAGGGACTCAAAAGTGTCAGAACCCAAAAGCCCCTAACCAACTTACCTTCTTCCCTGTAATTAAGTTTCCTGACATCTGTTTGTTGGATTAAGTGGTGGAGACCATGGGATATCCCTTGAGGGAGTCATCACCAAATTATGGGTCCAGGGCCAGCTGGCTCAGAGGGGAGGGAACCTAGGATGTTGCCTAGCTCCAGTGCTGCATGGGAGTGGAAAGGCAGTACTTGTCTCTGCCCTACAGTCTGAGTACCAGTACACCCCACCCCTTGCAGGAGGCCCAGGCGTATGCAGATGACAACAGCTTATTGTTTATGGAGACTTCAGCCAAGACAGCTATGAACGTGAACGATCTCTTCCTGGCAATAGGTAAGGTCAGAGCAGCCTGAGGTCTTCCTGTCGTTTTTCCCTTGCCTCTAGGCAAGATCACTAACCCAGGTCATAAAGGTAAATGGGAGTATCTCCCTTTATGAAAACTTTAGGTGTGGAAATACTGTAACTTTCCATCGTGACCTCCATCCTTTCGTTCCAGCTTGAGCTCCCTCATCTTCAATGTTGTTTGCAATGAACCCTCCCCTCTTGAGAACATTAGTCTCTCACATTTCCCCTTTCCCCCAATAGTCTTTTTTGGGGAAATGAGTAAAATCTACCATACTTTGTtcccttctgtttttatttctagctAAGAAGTTGCCAAAGAGTGAACCCCAGAATCTGGGGGGTGCAGCAGGCCGAACCCGGGGTGTGGATCTTCACGAGCAGTCCCAGCAGAACAAGAGCCAGTGTTGTAGCAACTGAGGGGGTGGCTAGCAGCAAACAAGTATGGAGCTAGCACGAGAGCTAAGAAAtaacctccatccccacccctcagCACATAGCCCCTACGGTAACAGCACACTGAGCCCTGGCTCCCAAGGGCTGCCTCTTGACAGCTCCGTCATGGCACTTTTTAACGCTTCAGCAACAACACCAGGCAGCTGTTGCCACTGGCCTCCTACCCCTACTCTGGGGCTTGGGGGTCAGATCCCCCAGGACTTACCTTCCAAAACAAACTTTCTTCACTTTGTATTATAGGTGCAAGACAGTGACCTACtcatctttcctcctccttctgcccattttttcagaaaacttttttttttttttgtctcctgcccctgccccttctGCTTTTGGTCAGTCTCTGTTCttgatctccttttcctcctctccccaggaTGGAGAAGGTGGTAAACCCAGGAACTGAGGAAGGTTTCCAGTTCAGTCACATTAAGGGCCTTGGAGGAAAGTAAGGCTCAGAGCAGGGGGTAGTAAGGAAacattgcctttttgtttttgtttggttggagATTCTCCTATCTGAAAGCACTGCAGCATCCGTGAGTTGGCCTTGTGGAGGGTTTTTCTAGGTAGAGGTGGGAATGGGACGGCCAGCTCCTGGGCACCAGGTTGGAGTCTTGCTATTGTCTGACTGGGCAGAAGTGGAAGAGGTGGAGAAGCAGCGTCATCTGTGGCTCAAGAACTCTTCCAAGGCCTATTTCCCCCTCACCCAGCTTCTTAGGTAGCTTCTCCCCCATAATGGGGGAGATTCCGGACCCCAGAGTCCTCCAAAGAATCTTCACTGGTTGCCTGCCTTTTGGCTCTGTTGTGATCTAAATGGAGGAGGGACCAGTTTCTGATACCCATCCTCTGACTTaggcatttttttctctctggcctTCAGATGGCCTCAGCCCCAGCCACCATATCCCCCTGCAGTTTGCACTTTAATTGATGGTAGTTCACTTGTGATACTTGTTTAATGGGCGGTTTGGTTGATTTACTTGCCCTCTTTTTAATGAAGTGGAATCCAATGTGTATATGAGATTTGAGGAGGGGCTGCAAAGAACTTTACCGGTGGCAGCTAGTCAAGCCCAATCTCCACTGCTAGCTTCCTCTAACTCTAATTCTTACTTCACCTATATTCTTGCCAACCTGACTCTTGGGTATAGGTTTACCTTTCCTGGGAAATTAACTGAGCAGCTGGAGAGCAGTCTCAGGATAGCATAGGCGACTCACTGTAGGGGAGTGAAGAAGAGTCCGGCCAGAGGGAGGAGTTTTCTGTGCTTTTCCAGGGTTCCCATTCAATTTGATCCACCCATTACCATGTCTTTTCTACTTCCCTGTAAATAGGTATGATCTTTATTCCCACTGTACAGTCTGTTCTGCCCCCCTACCTCCCATCAGGCCcgatttcttttctcctttgttagtATCTTCAGTTTGTCATGCTTACTGCCCCAAACCCATCCCCCATGCAGCCAGTGGTTTAATCCACATACCACTAGGGAGTTGTACCACAGAGGTCTACCTGTGGCCCCCTCATATCATAACACCTGTTCCTGTGGACAGGGAATGACTGGCACTCAAGGTCCCTCACAACTGTCTCACATCACCAGAGGACATTGGTCCTTTCTAAATCTCTAGCCTCTCTCCACGTCCCTCACAGATATTTTAGAATGTCTTTGGGAAGCCATCAAGGCAAGAGAGAACTCTAAATTCCTTCTTGTTCTAGCTTAGAATTTTGGGGAAATTGGGGGAAATAAGATAGGAGAGGCCATAGTGAACTAGGAACCATTTTGCCCTTTGGGCTTGTAGACTGCTTTCTGTCCCAGAGCAGCTGAGAAATCCATGACGCTGAGATTCTGAAGGACTGAGCTTAGGTTCTTCCACTTATGCCTCAATTCCCTTCCTTTCCCAGGGGCAGCCTTAGTTCCCACGGCCCTGAGACGCGTATTCTCCCCCTCTTTTCCCAGCACCCATTAGCCCCCTAAAGCACCCAGTGTGTCCTTAGAAGTGGAAGAACTAGGATGGCTCTCATACGTTTCTGAGAAATGAAGTTCTTTGTGCAGTTTTCCCCATGGAGCAGGAGTGAAGACGTTTCATTGCCTTGGGGCTGGGAAACCATTTCTCCAGGCTTCTCCCTCCCACTACCCCCCTTAGGAACAGGATTGGCCTTAACTTACGGGCCTGTCTGTTGCCTTCCTTCTACTTTCTAGGAgctcttctgcttttctttgagCTCTGGTGGGCTTGGGGAATCTTAGTTTTTATTTCCcagctcttcattttttcttctgatcagtttgtttgttttttaagggggggtatctttttcttttttttgcctctaAGAAAGCATTtgcctttttccccttttcttcctctcccaaCATAACAATCGTGGTAACAGAATGCGACTGCTGATTTACCGATGTATTTAATGTaagtaaaaaaggagaaaaaaaggtgTATTGGAGTGttgcttcttctcttctcttttttttttgctatttctctAATACTAGAAATTTGCAAGGCAACCCAGTAATGTTTCACTGAACCAGAAACACACCTGCCTTTGCATCttggtgcatgcatgtgtgcgtgcgtaTGTATGTACATGCttagttgtttcagtcatgtccaactttgtgaccctatggactgtagcccgccaggctcctctgtctatgggattctgcaggcaagaatactggagtgggttgctatgccctcctccaggggatctttaccaccagggattgaaccttctttactgctaagccaccaaggaagccctgcatCTTGGTAACTCCTCATTACTCATCTTTCCTTGAATAGTGAGATAATCCAATTTGTAAAATAGCCCTTTTACTGCTGTTTAATCACTGCAAGCCATTAGAGAGCTCATCAAATCTGTCCCTAGCTTAGTTTTTTAGGCTATCCTTACAGAATGTATATATGGAAGGGGTTGGTCATCTATGGACCTGTGGGCAGACAGTTGATGAGACTGGAGGGAGAGGTGTTTGTAAATACTTTTAAGTATTATGCAAAAATTTATGTGCACCTCTCTAGGGAGAGGGCCCACTGCCTTAATTAGTATCTCAAAGGGGTCCATGACctaaagaaagtttttaaaaaatcactgaattaacATTGTTGATTGATCATGTGACTTCTACCCCAATAGGAAGATTTCAGCAGGAAATTGTCCTCCTTTTCCATGTATTCTTGAAGCTCTGACCCTCACAGTCTAAGTGGAAGTGGTCGGGGAgaatgatacagagaaaagaTTAGGTGTGGTTGCAGGAGGAGTTTTAAATTCCAAAGAatctgaaggacaggaaagataGCCTGGAATTCAGTCCCACCTCTGACAGTTTATTAACTATGGCCTTAGTCAAGTTACTTAACtgttctctgcctcagtttcctctgtaaaatgaaaatttttgagATTTAAAAGGTCAATTCTATAAAGCCTGTGTGTAGCTTTATGTAGGGTGACAGTTACAAGGCAGAAATCTCATCTCATGGCTTCAGATAATCCTTAACTGATTCCTCTGTATCCTTGGACTGAGCCTGTTTTTTAAGACTGGAAGGATAGGTTGGGCATCAGCCCTGTCTGATGATTAAATTGTACAGTTAAATTGGGaatctttttttccaaaaaccTTAGAGCCAAAATTACCTTTTCA
Coding sequences within:
- the RAB5B gene encoding ras-related protein Rab-5B, translated to MTSRSTARPNGQPQASKICQFKLVLLGESAVGKSSLVLRFVKGQFHEYQESTIGAAFLTQSVCLDDTTVKFEIWDTAGQERYHSLAPMYYRGAQAAIVVYDITNQETFARAKTWVKELQRQASPSIVIALAGNKADLANKRMVEYEEAQAYADDNSLLFMETSAKTAMNVNDLFLAIAKKLPKSEPQNLGGAAGRTRGVDLHEQSQQNKSQCCSN